The nucleotide window tctatagtattttgcttaataaaaattagttttaaaccctaagggacataacatgactattgaattaacttttATTCTGCATTTtcgttgatcattttgagttatggAAGTTGATCTACACTCTTTGTTACATGCatcaacacataaacatgatgctcatgacatattttagtaaatgatttacagtgtaataccgagggtgttacaaatctaccccccttaaacaaaatctcgtcccgagatttcatgtgcctagtgtggaaaaagaaataaaaaatacatttcaatgtaaacaactatctcagtgaactagaaagaaggtggggataatgcttcaagatatagctttttTGCTCCCACATTGCTTCgtcctccgagtgattttgcTACTGAACTTTATAGAACTTCACCACACTGTCTCTAGtcattctttctttctcatctaagatcttgacaggatgctcaatataagacaagtcggGCTGAAGGGGAGGTCCTTCAATTTTGCACAGCTTCATCGGGGACCCGCAAGCATTTCTTTAACTGAAAAACATagaagacattatgtactgctgacaaaatattcGGAAGTTAGATACGGTAGGCAGCAGAACCACACtgggccaaaatcttgtaaggcccaacatagcgaggggctagcttcTCACGAACACCAAATCGATGTACACCTCTcatgggagataccttgagatacacatgatcactaACTTTAAATTGCAAgggtcttcttcgcttgtccgcgtAAGTTTTTTGACGACTTTGAGCTGTCTTTaaatggctctgaataatactgacttattctcgagcttctttgataaaatcaggcccaaaatatccacggtcacctacttcaacccagttaagtggtgtcctacattttcttccatacagagcttcaaagggtaacatacgaatgctttccttatagctattgttgtaagaaaactcagctaagttcaagcattcatcctacttttcaggaaaagaaatagcacaagctctcaacatatcctcaagtacctgatttaCCATTTCTGTCTGACCGTCAGTTTACGGATGATAAGttaaacttctgaggagactagaACCAAGACATTCCTAGAGTTGCTCAAAAATCGAAAGACAAAGACTgtccctctatcagagacgatggtaagaggaactccatgcagggtcacgATCCGCTCAAAATACAActtagcatacttcttggctgaatatctgGTATCTACCTGGAGAAAATGAGCGGACTTAGTAAgttgatccacaatgacccaaatagagttatagcccttggacgtgcggggtaaacccacaatgaaattcATAGAAACATCTTcctatttccaaacaggaataggTAAGGGCTACAAAAATCCCGGGGTACGCATATGGTCTGTCTTAACTCTACCATCGCACTCCCAAGCATAGTAGCCcttcttgccacacttgaaacacgcGACACGTGTCAAATCCAATGGTCAAGAATTCGGTTGTTACAAGAAGCCAAAACATAATTCTGTAACTGCATGCGAACTGTTGTTACAATTCCCCCATTGTTCAAAACTACTTTTCAGATCTAgaagagtatttttctctcgcagtATTTTAACATTAGCCTGAGCCAAATTTCATCGTCGGCGAACAGCCATCGCGCGCTAGGTCTGCACTCCAGCAGCACTCTCACAACTTTTTGATGAATTCGTAgatgtgctcggtgacctcctcgGGCTTCTCGAGGTGGATGTAGTGCGCGGCGCCTGCGATGACCGCCACCTCCTCCAGCCCCGGCACGTCGTCCTTGAGCCCGCCCTTGTGTATGTACTCCTGCACCCCCGTGTAGTTGTACGACATGGCATCCTCGCCGGCGATGTACTTGGTCGGCACAGTCACCTTCGCCCCTGTCCATGGCGCCGTCAGCTCCCAGTTCCTACACCACACCACAGATTAGCTCACTTTGTCTGAGATTGTTAATCGTCAGCGAAAGGGAATAATTGAGAGACGATGTATGTATAACCATAAAGAATTTGTTCTTACAGGTCGAGGCAGCGGTAGAAGTTCATGGCGCCGGCGAACCCGGTCTCGTCGAACTTGGCGGCGAGGCGTTCGACGTACTCCTCCGTGAGCCACGGCGGCAGCGGGATGTCCTGGTCCTGCGGTCCCCACCACTCGGGCGACAGCGAGATGGCGCCAGTGTCGCGGGTGGTGAGGAGCTTCCGGAAGATGAACCGGGTGTCCATCCGCGCGAACTCGGCCTCCATGGCGCCGGGCTCCTGCAGCCGGAGCAGGTAGTACCCGTCGCCGTAGAGGCGGCGGAACAGCTCGAGCGGCCGCACGGCTGGGTTGCGCGGCATGAAGGCAACGCTCATGTTAACGAGCGCGCGCACCCTGTCGGGGCGGAACGTGGCGAGGTGCCACGCCAGGAGCGCGCCCCAGCCCTGGCCGACGACGTACACCCGCGGCAGGGCGAGCGAGTCGAGGAGGGCCACCACGTCGCCCACGAGGTGGAAGGCCGTGTAGGAGGACGGCGACGTCGGCGCCGAGGAGTCGCCGTAGCCCCGGAGGTCAGGGGCTAGGCAGCGGTAGCCCCGCGCCGAGAGGGACCGCAGCTGGTGGTGCCACGAGTGCCACAGCTCCAGGAAGCCGTGCAGGAACAGCACCGTGCCGCCCgccgagccggagccggagccggcctCGGCGACGTGGATCTTGATGCCGTTCACGTCCAGCGTCCGGTGGGTCACGCTGACGCCCTCCAACGCCGTCGTCGCCATCTCTCAAATCCTCGTCGATCGATCTCTTCTCTGCTGCTTCTCTGTCTTTGAGTTCGTGTCTCCCTTTCAGTCTCTGGTGGAGTACTTATATACTTATTCTCTGTCAGTCTGATTAAGCCGAACGGCGCCAACAATGACTCTGAAAACAAATCTGTATTTTCTTTGTTCATTTCTTGCATCTTTGTGATTGCAGAATAGGAAGAAATTTGCCGGAATAAACAAAGAGCTTACACGTCATAAACGCTAGCAATATGCTCTGCTTTGGCTGGTTGCAGGGGATGCTACAAGGGCATCTTCGATATTCGATCTGTAACCAGCGCCTGTCCTCGCGTGCTGTTGGTATATCATGAGTATATCTAtctatggccttgtttagatcgtaagtttttttagtctctctccattacatcaaatctttggacacatgcatggagtattaaatgtagataaaaaaataactaattacacagtttgatcgtaaattacgagacaaatcttttgagcctagttaaaccatgattggacaataattatcaaatacaaatgaaagtgctacaatgCCTAATACTAATTCCTGACCACCATCTAAAAACAAGGCCTATATCTATGTGGATGCTCTGTCTGGATCGAAagaagcatcttttcagctcagATTCCACTCATCAGCTGACAACCTACCTACTGACTGCACTGTTGATTCCGGTATACTTTTTTAACCATTATAGATCAACATCCAAACTGTATTTTGTTTTAAGGCTCTGATATTCTGATTTCATGGAAGTGTACTCGGCTATACCAGAGCCGAGGCGAGGCCGCCTCACTCCCAGTTCCATCAACATGATGACGGTGACGGCCTACGTCGCCGTCTTCTCCTGCCTCCTCGCCGTCTCACTCAACGTCCTCCTTGGTCGCCGTCGCAGCAGCAAGAACAATGGCAGGAACAAACCACGgagccctccctccctccccgtcctcggccacctccacctcctccgcAAGCCGGTCCACGCGGCGCTGGCGCGCCTCGCCGTGCGGCACGGCCCGGTGCTCTCCCTCCGCCTCGGCTCGCGGGACGTCGTGGTGATCACCTCCGCGGCGCGAGCCAGGGAGTGCTTCACCGAGCACGACCTGTGCTTCGCGACCCGCCCGCGCTTCGCCGCGCTGGATCTCGTCACCTTCGGCGGCACCACGCTCCGGCGCGTGGCCACGGTGCACCTCCTGTCCACCGCGTCGGCCGCATGATGTCCGGCCCCGTCGCCGCCGAGGTGCGCGAGGCGGCGCGGAGGATGTACCGGGCCGCcgccccggcccccggcgccgccGCAAGGATGGAGCTCAAGCAGAGGCTGTTCGGCCTCATCCTCGGCTCCCTGATGGAGACCATCGCGCGGCCGCGGACCAACAACAGGACGTCGACGCGCGACGAGGACGACGCTGACGCTGACGCGGCGGACATGACGCCGGAGGCCAACGAGTTCAAGCAAACGCTCGACGTCATGGCGTCGCTGGTCGGCGCGGCCAACACGTGGGACTATTTCCCGTTGCTGCGGCGCTTCGACGTGTTCGGGGTGAAGAGAAAGATCATGGCCGCAGTGAGGAGAAGAGACGCGTTCCTGCAGAGGCTCGTCGACGCCGAGCGGCAGAGGCTTGAGCTTGACGACGGCCGCCGCGAGGGCGAGGAGGACAGCATGATCGCCGTGCTGCTCTCGTTGCAGAAGTCAGAGCCGGAGATATACACTGACACCGTGATCATGTCTCTGTGCTCGGTCAGTGCTTCCGTCTTCTTGTCATTGTAACGCTTGCGGTTTGTTCCTGACCGACATGAGCGTCGAGTCATCCTCTGCCACGCTGATTTGCAGAGCATGTTCAGTGCCGGAACGGAGACGACAGCGACGGCGGCGGAATGGGCCATGTCCCTGCTGCTAAACCAACCGGATGTCCTGAAGAAAGCGCAGGCGGAGATAGACGCCACCGTCGTCGGGGTGCTCCCGCCTGCTCAGCGCCGCCGACGTGCCGCACCTCGGCTACCTGCAGTGCGTTGTCACCGAGGCGCTCCGGCTGTACCCCGCCGTGCCGCTGCTGGTCCCGCACGAGTCCACCGTAGACTGCTCGGTCGGCGGCCACCACGTCCCGCGAGGGACGATGCTGCTCGTGAACGCCTACGCCATCCACAGGGACCCGGCGGCGTGGGCAGACCCGGCCGCGTTCAGGCCGGAGCGGTTCGAGGGCGGCGGAGCCGCGACGGCGGCAGAGGCGCTTATGATCCCGTTCGGCATGGGAAGGCGCAAGTGCCCCGGCGAGACGCTCGCGCTGCGCACGCAGGGCTTGGTTCTGGGTACCCTCATCCAGTGCTTCGACTGGGACAGGGTCGGCGACGACCAGGTTGACATGGAAGAAGGGGCTGCCGGGCTCATGCTGCCGAGGGCGGCTCCTCTTGAGGCCATGTGCAGGCCGCGCCGCGCCATGCTTGGTGTCCTGCAGGAGCTTTGATCGAACACCTTTTCTACTTCTACTAGTTGCAGTGTAGTTTTGCAATATCACGTTCAAGTAAAAACTTCTCTCCTATACGCTTATTATTTTGCGAGCATGTAGTGAAAATTTAGGTGTTTTAGTGGAGTTCTACATCCATAGTAAAGCGTTGTGAGATTGAGAAAGTGGAACATTCTTCTCTACACCTGTATTTTCAGTTACACTAATTGTACCTAGAATTACACCAAAATAATGACTACAATTCTATTAAAAGTTTACTAGCGTAAATCTAAAATTAGTGGATAACTAAAATAGGGTGCAGCAGAGAAGATTTTCACCTGAATATTTAGTCACACCAATTCTATGGAAATAATCACCGTAACTTCAGTGAGAGTTGAACATACATCTAGAATAAGTTGTCGGCAACTATAATTGGGTTTTCTTTTCTAGctgtctttccttttttttttaactCCACCTCATTGATTAAACAACGTTATTACAATCAAACTGCAAGCAATGTTGCAGGAAACTAGGAGGATTTGACCAAACAGAGGAGGCTAAAGTAGCTAGTGGAAGCATGTTGGGCACATAAGTGCGTTGCGAAATTCGCCTCTCTTCCGGTGTGAAGGAGATGAAATGAAGTGAAGTTGGAGACCCTCTCCTCCACGTCATCAAGAATCGCCTTGATCTCTGAACGGTGTTTTCCTTGTTCTTCCTTGATCTAGACAGTTAGATTCCACTATGATGTGCTCCCTGATACCCTCTGGAATTATCCAAACGCCGTCTCGAAAAGCTTCCGCCATTAGCGCTGACCCCATTGAGTCTTTCCATCGAGCTCAAGCTGCTATCATGGCGTCGCAACTGTTGCGCGTCACCACCCCCGTTGCTCCGGTGTTGGACTCGTTGGGGTACGCCCCATCAACATTAATTTTCACCGTCCCATCCCCAGGCAGCTGCCAATAATGCTTCACCTGCCTCGGCATTTGTTCGTGAATCTGTCTGCTTGCCACTAATCAGCTGGCAGAGGTCTCAATCACACAAGCCAAAGTCTGGCCTGGATCTATTGGTATTTTCCCATGCCGACGGTCGTCTTTCCTACCTATCCATAAAAACCTCATCCCGCACATGATCACGCCCATGTCCTCCTCACCGCAGGAACTCTCTAGCAAGCCCCTTGCCCATGTTCTCGGACAAAGCACAGGCAACTTCACTCATGTGAGTGTTCTCAACATGTTCCAGAACTCAGTCGCAaaggtgtactatgtaagtgcGTGGTAAGTAGTTTCATCGATCCTCCATTCCGCAGAAACCGCAAGTTACCATCGGTTCTACGTGTTTACGGTGGAGGTTAGCTCGGTTAGGCAGAAAGTCGTGTGCCACACGCCACTAGAAACCTCTGATCTTCGGTGGCACCTTGCATTTCCACAACTTTTGCCAATAATGGGTCGTTTGAAGCTGCCGAACTTGATGTTCGACCTTCCTTGTGATCATGCTCATGAGCCCCTTTCTTCACCAACAGACGATAAGCCGATCTGACAGTGTAAAGGCCATGGCGTTCACCGGACCAGGCCCAGAAATCCCTTTGGCAACGACCCAAGCAATGGGATTCTTTTAACCGCCTGTGCATCCATGTCTAGCAGATTATCCTGGAGTACCACCTTGGTCGGTCCACAGCACTGCCCGGTTATCTCCGGCTATTGGGCATTTAGGGGCACCGATTGCTTAGCGCAAAAAGTTGCTTCTCCGAGCTATACTCTTCGCCAGCAGCTATCTCCGACTATAGCGGCAATGgacggagatttaaaaccttttTTTTTAGGTAAGGATATTTAAAACCTTGACAGTGTTAGCAAAGCATAGAAATACCCGAGTCTGGCATTATTATTATTGCTAACAATCCATCTTTGGAAGGAAATatcttggaacatgcattttcCAAATACTGTTCGCATCTACCTCACGCCGCCCCAAGTTCATTGTTCCGGCATGCCGGCAACGCCGTAGTCGTCCGACGGTGGGTCAGCCAGGGCCGGATTGGACCGCGCCGCGGCGTTCATGAGGTCGAGCGTGACCTGCATCATGGCCTCGTAGTCGAAGATCCTCCGGATGACAGGCTTCTCCTTGAACTGGCTGCCGTGGCAGCTGATCCCGCTGTTGGACGGCCCCGACAAGAGCGCCTCCAGCCTCCGCTTCGCCTCCACGAACTCGGCGTCGCCGCGCTCCGGCGTGAGCCCGTGCAGCCACTTGGTGTAGACCCTGATGTTTTGGTTGAACTCCCTGAGGCAGTAGAGCATGGACTGGTTCCTGGTGGCCGCGGTCTCGCGCCGGGCCTCCGCTAGCAGCGCCGGGGCCTTCTTCTCCAGGTACCGGAACGCCAGCTCGGCCAGCCGGCAGGGGCTCGCCGTCGTCGGGCTCTCTGATGGGCTCGCCCTCGTCAGCACCTTCAGGCATATCCTCGGAGAAGACGTCGCGTTGCACGCCTTCTGGAGGCCTTTGGTGGTCGCGGAACGGGAGTCGACGGCGAGCGTGCCGGGGACGGCGGCGAGGAGGATGACCAGACCGAGAGAGCGATACGCGGCCATGGCACAGTAAACTGATTGCGCCTGTGCCCTATGCTGAGAAACGGAGAGGAacattatttttttgtttttagaaTAGATAGGGATGGATGTGCCGTATCCGTTTTAGTGTAAATTAATATATTCATATCCTATCTAAGTATGGATGTTAAATGTATGTATACGCATTCGATTTTGAAGATTACATATACCCAATCTGTGATTCCACGTCCGTATTCGACAAAAATATAAAATATCCGATATTATATGTATCTACGAAGTACAAATTATTTTGAAACAATTTAAATCTTACAATTATGACTAATTAACTAtgtaaataaaaataattttaacaTAACAAATGATATGTATCATTATTTAAAAGATATCTATGACTAATGTAACTTTAATATTATTAATGCATATGGATCTTAAGTTTAATTAATTTTATTATGGATAATCATATTAAttagtatttttattttatttatatacttctataatttatttaattatttaattattgactaaAATATTTTATTTTTGGTAGTTGTGTTTATCCACTATGTTGTATAGCTATATTTTAAATCCCTTCATCAATAATGATTTTATTATACTACAAAATTATCGATAAGCAAATAGATATATGTTATCTTCAAAATCAAGTAGATATccaaattcaaatctaaattggAGATATCCATTTTGCATTAGTATATGTATCAGtatttaaattcaaattaaaataTGATAAATAGTGGTATCCAAATCCGTATCTGTCCGAATCCTTCCCTAAGACTAGATGTACAAGTAATTACTTTGTTTTCATGGTTACTAATTTCATAACATAATCATGTCTATACTCATAatggtcccgttcgctggtctgaaacttagttgaaactgactgaaaacactgttctggctgaattgttgtgagagaaaaacactgttccggttgaaaaaaaagaaaccgaacaagccgaatatagggtaagtCGAACAGGACCAATATATGGAATGAGCCTTAATAAGTGCcaaatgttgcgtatgtttgtaCGGAAAATCtaacaatactagtagtgaatataggtcccgttcgcttcgctgagaaaacaagtcgaaatactattccagctgatttgttgtgagagaaaaacactgttctgactaaaaaaataagttgaaaaagACAGATTACAagataagcgaacagggcctatagAGTATCGTCCGATAACTCGGCAACTGAATTTATCAGAATGGCAAGAAGGCCTACTTGTTTTAAAAAaggttaatatatatatatatatatatatatatatatatatatatatatatatatatatatatatatatatatatatatatatatgtaattgcGAAGGTGACCTAATACTCCCACTTATAGTATGTATATACAATTGTACAGAGTTTTATGTCTCCCTATAAAGCTTACCGAATAAAGCCCTAAAAGTATTCCTCCTGCCATTCGTCCTTCATATTTCATACGTAAAGTTGAGATTCCAGAGACTCTTTCTAAACTTCATTCTTTAAATCATCATTCGAAGAattattttgataaaaaaaacattttttcATATCTTTCCGCTCTCGAATAGTTTTTGTATATTTTTGTGCACTCTAAAGAGTCATTCTCGTTTTCTATTTTTTGCTATTAAAAAATTTAGAATAGAATATGACTATATTTAGATAACTAAGTAaaaaagttgttgaaggcatTTTTTCattaaaatctctattcctagcgaTTAAGAATATGAAGGATATAAAGAGTCTCTTAAAGTTGCTCTAACATTGGTATACAGACGAAGGGGGTAATTTAGGAAAGGTGACAATGAAACAGGAAAACAGGTAATgagtatggatgaaaacggtacggatatttattcgaccgtccgttcgaccgaacaaatatgaacacttatctggatagttactcggatatccgtaatttttttcggatacggataataaaacggatatcttaggcggatatcaaatacggatgtaatatcatcgatatccggcggatatcggataatccggataattatcggatatatccggattattaaaacggatattatccggatatttttcaaactttctcaaataaaaaaatggcctatataaggattgtagatcttgatgagctgaacaaacttggtattcaaaacttttcaatttgagacaatctagggttccgaaaactagtttgtaggcgtcgaaatttaaaaatcacaaatttgaaccgtccaaactatctcaaatggaaagttgaccaaaacaacaattgtatatcttgagaagttgaacaaacttggtattcaaaacttttcaatttgaagtcatttagagttcataatactagagtcaaagtgttgttttttcatttgaccaaatttgacttggtcaaacttgctcaaatgagacactaaatgacctcagatgaaaaagctctgaataccaagtttgatcatctcagcaagatatacaattgttacatagctcattttgtcatttgagaaaattttatcaaacattagtcataaattcttgaatctcatatagactttctaaaaccatgtcacacacttgtgaaatttgaattacattttgttcaaattttctcaaatgaaaaaatggcctatataaggattgtagatcttgatgagctaaacaaacttggtattcaaaacttttcaatttgagacaatctagggttccaaaaactagtttgtaggcgttaaaatttaaaaatcacaaatttgaaccatccaaactatctcaaatgaaagattgaccaaaacaataattgtagatcttgatgagttgaacaaacatggtattcaaaactttccaatttgaagtcatttagagttcataatactagagtcaaagtgttgttttttcatttgaccaaatttgacttggtcaaacttgctcaaatgagacactaaatgacctcagatgaaaaaactctgaataccaagtttgatcatatcagcaagatctacaattgttacatagctcattttgtcatttgagaaagttttatcaaacactagtcacaaattcttaaatctcatatagactttctaaaactatgtcacacacttgtgaaatttgaactatattttattcaaactttcttaaataaaaaaatggcctatataaggattgtagatcttgatgagctgaacaaacttggtattcaaaacttttcaatttgagacaatctagggttccgaaaactagtttgtaggcgttaaaatttaaaaatcacaaatttgaaccatccaaactatctcaaatggaaagttgaccaaaacaacaattttagatcttgatgagtttaacaaacttgatattcaaaactttttaatttgaagtcatttagagttcataatactagagtcaaagtgttgttttttttatttgaccaaaattgacttggtcaaacttgctcaaatgagacactaaatgacctcagatgaaaaaactctgaataccaagtttgatcatctcagcaagatctacaattgttacatagctcattttgtcatttgaaaatgttttatcaaacactagtcataaattcttgaatctcatatagactttgtgaaaccatgtcacacacttgtgaaatttgaactacattttattcaaactttctcaaatgaaaaaatggcctatataaggattgtagatcttgatgagcttaacaaacttggtattcaaaacttttcaatttgagacaatctagggttctgaaaactagtttgtaggcgtcgaaatttaaaaatcacaaatttgaactgtccaaactatctcaaatggaaagttgaccaaaacaacaattgtagatcttgatgagttgaacaaacttggtattcaaaacgtttcaatttgaagtcatttagagttcataatactagagtcaaagtgttgtttttttcatttgaccaaatttgacttggtcaaacttgctcaaatgagacactaaatgacctcagatgaaaaaactctgaataccaagtttgatcatctcagcaagatctacaattgttacatagctcattttcccatttgagaaagttttatcaaacactagtcacaaattcttgaatctcatagactttctgaaaccatgtcacacacttgtgaaatttgaactacattttgttcaaactttctcaaatgaaaaaatgaactatatatatgctgcttttactcaatatccgaatagatatttgtatccaaCCTTCTtcgaatccgattcataccgtattcgatactcattattcgtatccgtaaccgagtcaatccgtattcgtatatgtatccgaacgctatccgtgtccgaatccgaatccgaacaaaaatatgaaaacaaatataatatgagtgatatccgttcgtatccgatccattttcatccctagtaaTGAGTGCTGAGAATCAACCTATTCAGGGATTGTCAGATCTATTTACGTGTCCCTGATCCCAAGAAAGAGTCGCATATAAGTTGTAGATGGAGATCATGTTTCCCTTGTTCAATCCTCAAGAACATGGCACAAGAATACAAAGGAGACAAGTATGTGAGAGTCATCTCTTCGTTTTTCATTATAGGTATGTAGATAGTCCTTTTGTATAGATGTAGCCTTCAGGGTATATATGTAGCCTTTAAAACATATATGGTATGAGCCTATTAATCCTCTAATTGAGGAATTCTTAACAAGGAAAAATCATGTACTGACAAAATTCTTTTTTTTGTCATCAAGTATGGCTcgtcactactacaggaatcaatttgcgcagcgtagtcaaaatgggctccgtggcgggcacctcttttgccgccacggttaaccggtggccggccaccgaggcgcccgctgtgggaaaagggtttaccgcggcgggccaccttacttgcctgccgcaggaaatcgttatttaccgtggcgggcggtatgaatcgcccgccgcggCGATTTACtatggcgggctctttaaactgcccgtcGCGGTAAAGAGTTGGTTTACCGAGGCAGGCGCTTTATCTTGCTCACCGCGGTAAAGCCTATACAAATACACAGCACcaccccttcatcttctccacgggtcttcctctctcaaactcatggggggaggctttgccctaaaatttgaggaaacttttgatttgagttga belongs to Miscanthus floridulus cultivar M001 chromosome 4, ASM1932011v1, whole genome shotgun sequence and includes:
- the LOC136551142 gene encoding uncharacterized protein: MATTALEGVSVTHRTLDVNGIKIHVAEAGSGSGSAGGTVLFLHGFLELWHSWHHQLRSLSARGYRCLAPDLRGYGDSSAPTSPSSYTAFHLVGDVVALLDSLALPRVYVVGQGWGALLAWHLATFRPDRVRALVNMSVAFMPRNPAVRPLELFRRLYGDGYYLLRLQEPGAMEAEFARMDTRFIFRKLLTTRDTGAISLSPEWWGPQDQDIPLPPWLTEEYVERLAAKFDETGFAGAMNFYRCLDLNWELTAPWTGAKVTVPTKYIAGEDAMSYNYTGVQEYIHKGGLKDDVPGLEEVAVIAGAAHYIHLEKPEEVTEHIYEFIKKL